In one Paenibacillus sp. JQZ6Y-1 genomic region, the following are encoded:
- a CDS encoding response regulator transcription factor: MSKVLIMEDEESIRSFIIINLKRNGFEVLETENGEQALHMLETVPDIDIALLDVMVPGIDGFEVCRRIREKNERIGIIFLTAKVQEQDKVYALSVGADDHVSKPFSPTELIARIQSLLRRVNVQRESNTKVSFESGPFTLDLISKQFKKSGKLIELTPTEFSLVQFFLEKENTPLSRDLLLDHVWGKEYMGDPKIVDVNIRRLRQKIENNPSEPEFLQTVWGHGYKWRGRDS, translated from the coding sequence GTGAGCAAAGTGCTGATCATGGAAGATGAAGAATCAATCCGCAGTTTTATTATTATTAACTTGAAGCGCAACGGCTTTGAAGTATTGGAAACGGAAAACGGTGAGCAGGCGCTGCATATGCTGGAAACTGTACCTGATATTGATATTGCGCTACTTGACGTGATGGTGCCGGGCATCGACGGCTTTGAAGTATGCCGCCGCATCCGTGAGAAGAACGAGCGTATCGGCATTATTTTCCTGACTGCCAAAGTACAGGAGCAGGATAAAGTATATGCGCTGTCCGTAGGCGCTGATGATCATGTGAGCAAGCCATTCAGCCCAACTGAGTTGATTGCACGTATTCAATCGCTGCTGCGTCGTGTGAATGTGCAGCGTGAATCGAATACAAAGGTTTCGTTTGAATCCGGTCCATTCACACTGGATCTGATCTCCAAGCAATTCAAAAAAAGCGGCAAGCTGATCGAATTGACACCAACCGAATTCTCACTGGTTCAATTTTTCTTGGAAAAGGAAAACACACCGCTCAGCCGCGATCTGTTGCTTGATCATGTATGGGGCAAGGAGTACATGGGCGATCCGAAGATTGTCGATGTGAATATCCGTCGTCTGCGTCAAAAAATCGAAAATAACCCATCCGAGCCGGAATTCCTGCAAACGGTATGGGGCCATGGGTATAAATGGAGAGGCCGGGATTCATAA
- a CDS encoding phosphonate ABC transporter ATP-binding protein, translated as MIQIEHLTKTVGENKTSVLDHISLEIQHGEMIALVGPSGSGKSMLLKCLAMKESWTEGSFRVGDTDILKSGFSGKRKISREWSFLEQSPQLHPERTALKTVLIGQPGQTPLWRMVTGMVRSDDYMGAMDVLETLGLLDKAHQKAGTLSGGERQRVAIARALAHGAKVILADEPITGLDPRSGEEVIKTLRGLCSSERLTVISVIPLELAERYATRIIGMQDGHISFDIKGRRLTSAERRLL; from the coding sequence ATGATTCAAATTGAACATCTGACCAAAACGGTCGGCGAGAATAAAACCAGTGTGCTGGATCATATTAGCTTAGAAATTCAACATGGCGAAATGATCGCACTGGTCGGACCGAGCGGCAGTGGCAAAAGTATGCTGCTCAAATGTCTGGCCATGAAAGAGAGCTGGACGGAAGGCAGTTTCCGTGTCGGCGATACAGATATTTTAAAATCGGGATTTAGCGGTAAGCGCAAAATCAGCCGAGAATGGTCCTTTCTGGAGCAAAGCCCACAGCTGCATCCAGAGCGTACAGCATTGAAAACAGTGTTGATCGGTCAACCTGGGCAGACGCCACTTTGGCGTATGGTGACTGGCATGGTACGTTCGGATGATTATATGGGAGCGATGGATGTTCTAGAAACGCTAGGCTTGCTGGATAAAGCGCATCAGAAAGCCGGTACTTTGAGCGGTGGCGAAAGACAGCGTGTTGCCATTGCGCGTGCGCTGGCTCATGGAGCTAAAGTCATTCTGGCAGATGAGCCGATTACCGGTCTTGATCCGCGTTCTGGCGAAGAGGTCATCAAGACGCTGCGCGGACTATGCAGCAGTGAGCGACTGACCGTAATTTCCGTTATTCCGCTGGAGCTGGCTGAGCGCTATGCAACGCGCATTATCGGCATGCAGGATGGTCATATCTCCTTTGATATTAAGGGCAGACGATTGACCAGCGCCGAACGCCGCTTGTTATAG